A window from Telopea speciosissima isolate NSW1024214 ecotype Mountain lineage chromosome 8, Tspe_v1, whole genome shotgun sequence encodes these proteins:
- the LOC122671928 gene encoding chalcone synthase-like, which produces MGSVGEIYEAQYTQGPATVLAIGTANPSNCVYQPDFPDFYFRSTKSEHMTGLKEKFKRICDRSTIIKRHLYMTEEMIEENPDFYNPMAPTLDARQDIMVVEVPKLAKEAALKAINEWGQPKSKITHIVFTTISGVDAPGTDFQLIKLLGLSPTVKRVMMYHLGCYGGGSVLRVAKDLAENNKGARVLVVCSELNSVSGFKGPTETDFHTLLGQAIFADGAAALIVGADPDTSVERPLFQLFSAGSRILPDSDDMIEGHLRQTGLSISLSKDVAKTISGNIGKCLEEAFSKIGISDWNSIFWVSHPGGPAILDLIEGTLGLKEEKLKASRKVLSEYGNMSSPTVMFILDEMRNKSMKEGKATTGEGFDWGVLLGFGPGLTVETIILRSITQA; this is translated from the coding sequence ATGGGATCAGTTGGAGAAATCTATGAAGCGCAATACACGCAAGGTCCAGCCACAGTGCTGGCCATCGGCACAGCAAATCCATCCAACTGTGTGTATCAGCCTGATTTCCCAGATTTCTACTTCAGATCTACAAAGAGTGAGCATATGACTGGATTGAAGGAGAAGTTCAAGCGAATCTGTGACAGATCAACAATTATAAAACGTCATCTCTACATGACTGAGGAAATGATCGAGGAGAACCCCGACTTCTACAACCCCATGGCTCCAACACTTGATGCTCGCCAAGATATTATGGTTGTTGAGGTTCCCAAGTTGGCTAAAGAAGCAGCTTTAAAAGCCATCAATGAATGGGGGCAGCCCAAATCAAAGATTACCCACATTGTATTCACTACCATTTCTGGTGTTGATGCTCCTGGTACCGACTTCCAACTCATCAAGCTCCTTGGCCTTTCACCGACCGTCAAACGTGTGATGATGTATCATCTAGGCTGCTATGGTGGTGGCAGTGTCCTCCGTGTTGCCAAAGACCTTGCTGAGAACAATAAAGGTGCTCGTGTCCTCGTTGTTTGCTCTGAGTTAAACTCAGTTAGTGGCTTCAAGGGACCTACCGAGACCGACTTCCACACCTTACTTGGGCAGGCAATCTTTGCAGATGGCGCTGCAGCTTTAATAGTTGGTGCAGACCCCGACACATCAGTGGAGCGCCCACTGTTCCAACTCTTCTCAGCAGGTTCTCGAATTCTCCCAGACTCGGATGATATGATTGAAGGTCATTTACGTCAAACAGGTCTTTCAATCAGCTTATCCAAAGATGTAGCCAAAACTATTTCTGGGAACATCGGAAAATGCTTGGAGGAAGCATTCAGCAAGATTGGTATTAGTGATTGGAACTCCATTTTTTGGGTGTCTCACCCTGGTGGGCCAGCGATTTTGGACCTAATTGAAGGGACCCTTGGTTTGAAGGAGGAGAAACTGAAGGCATCAAGAAAAGTATTGAGCGAATATGGTAATATGTCAAGCCCCACTGTGATGTTCATTTTGGATGAGATGAGGAATAAGTCTATGAAGGAAGGGAAAGCCACAACGGGAGAAGGGTTTGATTGGGGTgtgctattagggtttggaccaGGTCTAACTGTGGAGACAATCATCTTGCGTAGCATAACCCAGGCTTGA
- the LOC122671929 gene encoding chalcone synthase-like yields MGSVGEIYEAQCVQGPATVLAIGTANPSNCVYQPDFPDFYFRSTKSEHMTGLKEKFKRICDRSTIIKRHLYMTEEMIDENPDFYNPMAPTLDARQDIMVVEVPKLAKEAALKAINEWGQPKSKITHIVFTTISGVDAPGADFQLIKLLGLSPTVKRVMMYHLGCYGGGSVLRVAKDLAENNKGARVLVVCSELNSVSGFKGPTETDFHTLLGQAIFADGAAALIVGADPDTSVERPLFQLVSAGTRILPDSDDMVEGHLRQTGLSISLSKDVAKTISGNIGKCLEEAFNKIGISDWNSIFWVSHPGGPAILDLIEGTLSLKEEKLKASRKVLSEYGNMSSPTVMFILDEMRNKSIKEGKATTGEGFDWGVLLGFGPGLTVETIVLRSISTI; encoded by the coding sequence ATGGGATCAGTTGGAGAAATCTATGAGGCGCAGTGCGTACAGGGTCCAGCCACAGTGCTGGCCATCGGCACAGCAAATCCATCCAACTGTGTCTATCAGCCTGATTTCCCAGATTTCTACTTCAGATCCACAAAGAGTGAGCATATGACTGGATTGAAGGAGAAGTTCAAGCGAATCTGTGACAGATCTACAATCATAAAACGACATCTCTATATGACTGAGGAAATGATCGACGAGAACCCCGACTTCTACAACCCCATGGCTCCAACACTTGATGCTCGCCAAGATATTATGGTTGTTGAGGTTCCCAAGTTGGCTAAAGAAGCAGCTTTAAAAGCCATCAATGAGTGGGGGCAGCCCAAATCTAAGATCACCCACATTGTATTCACTACCATTTCTGGTGTTGATGCTCCTGGTGCCGACTTCCAACTCATCAAGCTCCTTGGCCTTTCACCAACCGTCAAACGTGTGATGATGTATCATCTAGGTTGCTACGGCGGTGGCAGTGTCCTCCGTGTTGCCAAAGACCTCGCTGAGAACAATAAAGGTGCTCGTGTCCTTGTTGTTTGCTCCGAGTTAAACTCAGTTAGTGGCTTCAAGGGACCTACCGAGACCGACTTCCACACCCTACTTGGGCAGGCAATCTTCGCAGATGGTGCTGCAGCTTTAATAGTTGGTGCAGACCCTGACACATCAGTTGAGCGTCCACTGTTCCAATTGGTCTCAGCAGGTACTCGAATTCTCCCAGACTCAGATGATATGGTTGAAGGACACTTGCGTCAAACGGGTCTTTCAATCAGCTTATCCAAGGATGTAGCCAAAACTATTTCTGGGAACATTGGAAAATGTTTGGAGGAAGCATTCAACAAGATCGGTATTAGTGATTGGAACTCCATTTTTTGGGTGTCTCACCCTGGTGGGCCGGCAATTTTGGACTTGATCGAAGGGACTCTTAGTTTAAAGGAGGAGAAACTGAAGGCATCAAGAAAAGTGTTGAGCGAATATGGTAATATGTCAAGCCCCACTGTGATGTTCATTTTGGATGAGATGAGGAACAAGTCTATAAAGGAAGGAAAAGCCACAACCGGAGAAGGGTTTGATTGGGGTgtgctattagggtttggaccgGGTCTAACTGTGGAGACAATTGTCTTGCGTAGCATCAGTACAATTTAA